The Thermosynechococcus sp. genome has a segment encoding these proteins:
- a CDS encoding DUF3146 family protein produces the protein MPSSPLPQTTAYVRIIAQSWQEGHIRGHVCASEYQWEFCWQFKAKKLQISPVLGRALIKEPLGRFLEAQDYQLEPGGDYEFVVRAKF, from the coding sequence GTGCCTAGCTCTCCCCTACCCCAAACCACTGCCTATGTCCGCATCATTGCCCAAAGTTGGCAAGAGGGTCACATTCGTGGCCACGTCTGCGCTAGCGAGTACCAGTGGGAATTTTGTTGGCAATTTAAGGCGAAAAAACTGCAAATCTCCCCAGTCCTTGGACGTGCCCTGATCAAAGAACCCTTGGGGCGCTTTCTGGAAGCCCAAGATTACCAATTGGAGCCGGGGGGCGATTATGAATTTGTTGTCCGTGCCAAATTTTAG
- a CDS encoding heavy metal translocating P-type ATPase, with protein sequence MSATVLSPPPAKVYYEVVHHLPGRVRLRIPRLQYDDRYGRQLQALFVQEGSVQRIRLNLPAASLIIQYNPEANNPLHRFGQLIQAAADESLPPLAGLLPMDKLVYSPWNTNYFIEKMALPTLALAIVALLPVQTPFYPAIVATVIVVVALPTFQEALESLKHRHLNVTQLESLWTILHTLQGEYMAPVLATFMNQLGGALRDMTAQVGEKQVFDPFDQQRTYWVERGGARQNVSVRELQVGDRVIVAAGSAVPVDGTVLWGSAVIQRQFLTGESDLLPCEAEQTVLASSLVVRGQICVVAQAVGEETQVGKTLQLARQAPQLDTRIENYAEEISNQAILPAMGIAAIVYGATLDAHRAIAPLQLDFGSGIGITIPTAILAALTHAPQVGVYFRNGRALELLARVNVIVFDKTGTLTEVKGTIVGVNLLKPGLSEQTLLYWLATVEQSINHPFALAILEYAAERGIEGGTYSDWVYEPGKGVAATVEGQEILVGTPQLMRDRQVPIDLDELRTHEGVLWNRSLVCVACNSELVALVFYSNPVRSEAAGVIAALQQRDIECYMVTGDHHEVANAVGYATGFRPGQIYTNRLPEDKVALLEKFKNGGEKVVAYVGEGFNDTAAMAYADISITLADGSDAARQTADLVLMNSLEGLVQAIALSQEVMNIINQNIALVVIPNVSVVLAGVFLSLHPVIAVLISNGATLLAELNSLRILMDYRPVKIEGKPSRSRSQAGVLDIPWKKRPRRSFDHFGSKLSSPSLSNGHLPSDI encoded by the coding sequence ATGAGTGCAACTGTGCTTTCCCCTCCGCCAGCAAAGGTGTATTACGAAGTGGTGCACCACTTACCGGGGCGAGTGCGGTTACGGATTCCCCGGCTGCAATATGACGATCGCTATGGGCGGCAACTGCAAGCTCTGTTTGTGCAAGAAGGGAGTGTGCAACGGATTCGCCTCAACTTGCCCGCCGCTAGCCTGATTATCCAGTACAACCCTGAAGCGAATAATCCCCTTCACCGCTTTGGCCAATTGATTCAAGCGGCAGCAGATGAGTCTCTACCGCCCCTGGCGGGGCTGCTGCCCATGGATAAGTTGGTGTACTCCCCCTGGAACACCAACTACTTTATCGAGAAAATGGCGCTACCCACCTTGGCGCTGGCGATCGTGGCGCTGCTGCCGGTACAAACGCCCTTTTACCCTGCCATTGTCGCCACTGTCATTGTGGTTGTGGCACTACCCACCTTCCAGGAAGCCCTAGAGAGCCTCAAACACCGCCATCTCAATGTCACCCAACTGGAATCCCTGTGGACGATTTTGCATACGCTGCAAGGGGAATACATGGCACCGGTGTTAGCCACTTTTATGAATCAGCTGGGCGGGGCCCTGCGGGATATGACCGCTCAAGTGGGGGAAAAGCAAGTTTTTGACCCCTTCGATCAACAGCGCACCTATTGGGTAGAGCGGGGCGGCGCTCGCCAAAATGTCTCTGTGCGTGAGCTACAGGTGGGCGATCGCGTGATTGTAGCCGCCGGCTCTGCTGTGCCTGTGGATGGTACCGTGCTCTGGGGGTCGGCTGTGATTCAGCGGCAGTTTCTCACAGGAGAGTCGGATCTACTGCCCTGTGAAGCTGAGCAAACGGTGCTTGCTTCTTCCCTGGTGGTGCGCGGACAAATTTGCGTGGTCGCCCAAGCCGTCGGTGAGGAGACTCAGGTGGGCAAAACACTGCAATTGGCTCGCCAAGCGCCCCAGCTGGATACCCGCATTGAAAACTACGCTGAGGAAATCTCCAACCAGGCAATCTTACCTGCCATGGGCATTGCTGCCATTGTTTATGGTGCTACCCTAGATGCCCATCGGGCGATCGCCCCCCTACAATTGGACTTTGGCTCAGGTATTGGCATTACGATTCCCACTGCCATTTTGGCTGCCCTCACCCATGCTCCCCAGGTCGGGGTTTATTTTCGCAATGGCCGCGCCCTTGAACTCCTCGCGCGGGTCAATGTCATTGTTTTTGATAAAACTGGCACGTTGACAGAGGTGAAGGGAACCATTGTCGGGGTCAATCTCCTCAAGCCCGGCCTGAGTGAGCAAACGCTGCTCTATTGGCTTGCCACCGTGGAACAGTCAATCAATCACCCCTTTGCCCTTGCCATCCTTGAGTATGCGGCTGAACGCGGCATTGAGGGAGGCACCTATAGTGACTGGGTCTATGAGCCAGGCAAAGGCGTTGCAGCCACCGTAGAGGGACAGGAAATTTTGGTGGGCACACCCCAACTGATGCGCGATCGCCAAGTGCCCATTGATCTCGATGAACTACGCACCCATGAAGGTGTCCTCTGGAATCGTTCCCTTGTGTGTGTTGCCTGTAACAGTGAACTGGTGGCACTGGTGTTCTACAGCAACCCCGTACGCTCTGAAGCCGCCGGGGTGATTGCCGCTCTACAACAGCGGGACATTGAGTGCTATATGGTAACGGGAGATCACCACGAAGTCGCCAATGCGGTGGGCTATGCCACTGGCTTTCGCCCCGGTCAAATCTATACGAATAGGCTGCCAGAGGACAAAGTCGCACTCCTAGAGAAGTTCAAAAATGGCGGCGAAAAAGTAGTGGCCTACGTGGGGGAAGGCTTCAACGATACGGCAGCAATGGCCTATGCTGATATTTCCATCACCCTTGCTGACGGCAGTGATGCGGCGCGGCAAACCGCAGATCTGGTTTTGATGAATAGCCTTGAAGGACTGGTGCAGGCGATCGCCCTCAGTCAAGAGGTGATGAACATTATCAATCAAAATATTGCCCTTGTAGTCATTCCCAATGTCAGTGTCGTTTTAGCGGGGGTCTTTTTGAGCCTGCACCCCGTAATTGCGGTTTTGATTAGCAATGGGGCAACCCTCTTGGCCGAACTGAATAGCCTGCGCATCCTCATGGACTATCGTCCCGTCAAAATTGAGGGCAAGCCCAGTCGGAGCCGCTCCCAAGCGGGGGTTCTGGATATTCCTTGGAAAAAACGCCCTCGCCGCAGTTTTGATCATTTCGGCAGCAAGTTGAGTTCACCGTCCTTGAGCAATGGCCACCTCCCCTCAGACATTTGA
- a CDS encoding tyrosine-type recombinase/integrase, with product MATSPQTFDQQLQQVNQRLKLAQLRLQIERRGQRLSLRGTLPPRPGSHRLRPHQQRLSLGLPATPSGLKAAEKEAKIIAAKLLENTFRWQDYERVKGLGRLGELSLGKQIAAFETAWLAQGNLSRTTWETAYVPYLRQLLKAAAAHPDYSLAELIYGLLQQIPADQRQRQVACSAFQGFCRFLGVALPIPFAQFWGTYSRRSLQPRQLPSDEEILAAYQQIPNPQWRYVYGLMATYGLRNHEVFFCDLSGLVMGDSEGMIEVQETTKTGCRPVWPFPPQWVEAFGLRSPQLPRINTDLTKTTLQRIGQRVNQQFRRYGLPFRPYDLRHAWAVRTIHYGLPDTVAARMMGHSVTIHTQTYHRWLTLRDQRQVVTRVLTQCGYS from the coding sequence ATGGCCACCTCCCCTCAGACATTTGACCAACAACTTCAGCAGGTCAATCAACGCCTCAAACTGGCGCAGTTGCGTTTGCAAATTGAACGACGCGGCCAACGTCTCAGCCTACGGGGTACCCTGCCGCCACGACCGGGCAGCCATCGGCTCCGCCCCCACCAACAGCGTTTAAGTCTAGGGTTACCCGCCACCCCCAGCGGTCTTAAAGCAGCAGAGAAGGAAGCCAAAATTATTGCCGCCAAGTTACTCGAAAACACCTTTCGCTGGCAGGACTATGAACGGGTCAAGGGGCTAGGGCGTCTTGGGGAGTTATCCTTGGGCAAGCAAATTGCCGCCTTTGAAACTGCATGGCTAGCTCAGGGGAATCTCAGTCGTACGACATGGGAAACCGCCTATGTCCCCTATCTGCGACAGTTGCTCAAAGCCGCGGCTGCCCATCCCGACTATTCGTTAGCAGAATTGATCTATGGCCTGTTGCAACAAATCCCTGCTGATCAGCGACAACGACAGGTGGCCTGTAGCGCCTTTCAAGGGTTTTGTCGGTTCCTAGGGGTGGCGTTACCGATTCCCTTTGCTCAGTTTTGGGGCACCTATTCACGGCGATCGCTCCAACCACGGCAGTTACCCAGTGATGAGGAGATTCTAGCCGCCTATCAACAGATTCCCAATCCCCAGTGGCGGTATGTCTATGGCTTGATGGCCACCTATGGCCTGCGCAATCATGAAGTGTTTTTCTGCGATTTGAGTGGTCTCGTCATGGGAGACTCGGAAGGAATGATCGAGGTGCAGGAAACCACAAAAACTGGCTGCCGTCCAGTGTGGCCCTTTCCTCCCCAGTGGGTTGAGGCCTTTGGATTGCGATCGCCCCAGTTGCCAAGGATCAATACCGATTTAACCAAAACCACCCTGCAACGCATTGGCCAACGGGTAAATCAACAGTTCCGCCGCTACGGCCTGCCCTTTCGTCCCTATGACTTGCGCCATGCTTGGGCGGTGCGCACAATTCACTATGGCTTACCCGATACCGTTGCCGCACGGATGATGGGACACAGTGTGACGATTCATACCCAAACCTATCACCGCTGGCTGACCTTACGGGATCAACGGCAGGTAGTGACTCGTGTCCTTACTCAATGCGGATACTCTTGA
- the hemH gene encoding ferrochelatase — MASQTGVLLLNLGGPDRPEDVRPFLYNLFSDPEIIRLPFRWLQKPLAWFISTSRARRSQANYAQIGGGSPLRRITEQQARALKEALGRLGIEANLYIGMRYWHPFTEEAIAQIKADQIRDLVILPLYPQFSISTSGSSFRLLESLWNQDPELQKIRYTLIPSWYNHPGYVVAMADLIRQELDRCPNPEEAVIFFSAHGVPKSYVTEAGDPYQEEIEACVRLIMAALNRPNAHVLAYQSRVGPVEWLQPYTEDVILELAAQGVKTLVVVPISFVSEHIETLQEIDIEYREIAEEAGIEVFRRVPALNDHNGFISALAQLVKDALAAPPRTFAEVNKSRKRVKLYPQERWEWGMTSAAERWNGRLAMLGFLALMIELISGQGPLHMLGLL, encoded by the coding sequence ATGGCGAGCCAAACAGGTGTACTACTTCTCAATTTAGGGGGGCCCGATCGCCCCGAGGATGTGCGCCCCTTTTTGTACAACCTGTTCTCCGATCCCGAAATCATTCGCCTCCCCTTTCGTTGGCTCCAAAAGCCCCTTGCTTGGTTTATTTCCACCAGTCGCGCCCGCCGCTCTCAGGCAAACTATGCCCAAATTGGTGGCGGCTCCCCCCTGCGGCGCATTACCGAACAGCAGGCCCGTGCCCTGAAAGAGGCCCTAGGACGTCTTGGCATTGAGGCGAACTTGTACATTGGGATGCGCTACTGGCACCCCTTTACGGAGGAGGCGATCGCCCAAATCAAAGCGGATCAAATTCGCGATCTGGTGATTTTGCCCCTTTATCCTCAGTTTTCCATTAGCACAAGTGGTTCCAGTTTTCGCCTTCTAGAGAGCCTATGGAATCAAGACCCTGAATTGCAAAAAATTCGCTATACCCTGATCCCCTCCTGGTACAACCACCCCGGTTATGTGGTCGCCATGGCGGACTTGATTCGCCAAGAACTGGATCGGTGTCCCAACCCCGAGGAGGCGGTAATTTTCTTTAGTGCCCACGGCGTTCCCAAAAGCTATGTCACCGAAGCCGGTGATCCCTACCAAGAGGAAATCGAAGCCTGCGTCAGGCTGATCATGGCTGCCCTCAATCGCCCCAATGCCCATGTGCTGGCCTACCAAAGTCGGGTGGGGCCGGTCGAGTGGCTGCAACCCTACACCGAAGATGTCATTCTTGAATTGGCAGCCCAAGGGGTGAAAACCCTGGTGGTGGTGCCCATTAGTTTCGTTTCGGAGCACATTGAAACTCTCCAAGAAATTGACATCGAGTACCGCGAGATTGCTGAAGAAGCCGGCATTGAAGTGTTTCGGCGAGTGCCTGCCCTCAACGATCACAATGGTTTTATTAGCGCCCTTGCCCAACTGGTTAAGGATGCCCTAGCAGCACCACCGCGTACCTTTGCTGAGGTGAATAAGTCCCGCAAGCGGGTGAAGCTTTATCCCCAGGAGCGCTGGGAATGGGGCATGACCTCCGCCGCCGAACGCTGGAATGGTCGCTTGGCCATGTTGGGTTTTC
- a CDS encoding chlorophyll a/b-binding protein — MKGGSIIDDQGKMNNFAIEPKMYVMSEPQAGFTPYAELFNGRLAMIGFISLLALEVITGHGLIGFLNSL, encoded by the coding sequence ATGAAAGGTGGTAGCATCATTGACGATCAGGGCAAAATGAACAACTTTGCCATCGAACCCAAAATGTACGTGATGAGTGAGCCGCAAGCTGGCTTTACTCCCTACGCAGAACTCTTCAATGGTCGGCTGGCCATGATTGGCTTTATTTCCCTGTTAGCCTTGGAAGTGATTACGGGTCACGGTCTGATTGGCTTTTTGAATAGCCTCTAG
- a CDS encoding bestrophin family protein: MSRFSFLGFHRSKRQLPPARSGVAEFLLQPPQWLHLALRLRGSVIPAILSQVLVCSVFGLLVTAIDRYVLNVHWPVLGSLIPSIVLGLLLVFRTNTAYERFWEGRRQWGNIVNSSRSLTRLMWTAIDENGPEDRQAKIDAVHLVGVFAIATKQHLRGESFAELEPLLKPHQYKELQTVQNVPLRIALWLEDYLHHQHRRGHLSLYQLTYMDELLVQLVDAMGACERILKTPMPLAYAIHLKQLLFLYCLLLPFQLVDNLVWWTGPMVGLIAFTLFGVEEIGIEIENPFGRDLNDLPLDAICLTMQQNINDLIRAPTHRHPSAQPFS; encoded by the coding sequence ATGAGCCGCTTCTCCTTCCTCGGTTTTCACCGCTCCAAACGCCAATTGCCCCCGGCTCGGTCGGGCGTGGCGGAGTTTTTGTTGCAACCGCCGCAGTGGTTACATCTGGCTCTGCGCCTGCGGGGCTCCGTCATTCCTGCCATTCTTTCGCAAGTGCTCGTTTGCAGTGTCTTTGGCCTCTTGGTGACGGCGATCGATCGCTACGTGCTCAATGTCCACTGGCCAGTTCTGGGCAGTCTTATTCCGTCGATTGTGCTGGGGTTGCTCCTTGTCTTTCGCACCAACACTGCCTATGAGCGCTTCTGGGAAGGCCGCCGCCAGTGGGGCAATATTGTTAATAGTTCCCGCAGCCTAACCCGCTTGATGTGGACCGCCATTGACGAAAATGGTCCCGAGGATCGCCAAGCTAAAATTGATGCTGTTCATTTAGTGGGGGTGTTTGCGATCGCCACCAAGCAACACCTGCGGGGGGAGTCCTTTGCCGAACTGGAACCCCTGCTCAAGCCCCACCAATACAAAGAACTGCAAACCGTACAAAATGTCCCCCTGCGCATTGCCCTTTGGCTCGAGGACTATCTGCACCACCAACACCGCCGCGGGCACCTGTCCTTATATCAACTCACCTACATGGATGAACTGCTCGTGCAACTGGTGGATGCGATGGGGGCCTGTGAGCGCATTCTAAAAACACCGATGCCCCTTGCCTACGCCATTCACCTCAAGCAGTTACTATTTCTCTATTGCCTACTGCTGCCCTTTCAACTGGTGGATAACCTGGTGTGGTGGACGGGTCCAATGGTGGGACTCATTGCGTTTACCCTCTTTGGCGTCGAAGAAATTGGCATTGAAATTGAAAATCCCTTTGGCCGTGACCTCAATGATTTGCCCTTGGATGCCATTTGCCTAACAATGCAGCAAAATATCAATGACCTGATTAGGGCGCCGACCCATCGCCATCCCTCGGCCCAGCCCTTTTCCTAA
- a CDS encoding Hsp70 family protein gives MTYAIDFGTSNTLVARWNNAAQAAEAVTLPGRSVGFGEVPALIPSLVYVEDASVPLVVVGQQVRDRGLDVVGDRRFFSRFKRGIGTAVQGYLPELEGCSLSFETIGTWFLQALLQELKHTSGGDLEQGLIFTVPVDSFETYRSWLLQACAGFEIAQIRLLDEPTAAALGYGVADRPLILVIDFGGGTLDLSLVELKTNQRQSHPLGFILKWGDRQWAASDNQRPHTARVIAKAGLNLGGTDIDHWILDEWVKRGLPANSLLLRLAERIKIQLSQQPYAQEVYFDSETFTTVELRLERPELEEILRQQQFFQRLDHALTQVLQQARRQGITPDIIDAVLLVGGTTQMPAVQKWVAEYFEAAKINSQHPFTAVAMGALALTQGLELKDFLYHSYGIRFWDAKLNRHGWHPIIQRGQPYPMAEPVEVILGASTEGQPSIELVIGELGDEQGGVEIFFDGDRLITRSVGERTVQPLNDSPQGKTLAKLDPPGYPGSDRIRVLFQVDGDRQLRVTVDDLLTQERLINNQIVTQLR, from the coding sequence GTGACCTACGCAATTGATTTTGGAACCAGTAATACGTTGGTGGCGCGGTGGAATAATGCCGCTCAAGCTGCCGAAGCGGTAACGCTCCCCGGACGCTCGGTGGGCTTTGGTGAGGTGCCTGCCCTGATTCCCAGCTTGGTCTATGTGGAGGATGCCAGTGTGCCTCTGGTGGTGGTGGGGCAGCAGGTGCGCGATCGCGGGCTTGATGTGGTGGGCGATCGCCGATTTTTCTCGCGATTTAAGCGCGGTATTGGCACCGCGGTACAGGGCTATTTACCAGAGTTAGAGGGCTGTTCTTTGAGCTTTGAAACCATTGGCACGTGGTTTTTGCAAGCCCTGTTGCAAGAACTAAAACACACTAGCGGCGGCGATCTCGAGCAGGGGCTGATTTTCACGGTGCCCGTAGATAGTTTTGAGACCTATCGCAGTTGGCTACTGCAGGCCTGCGCAGGATTTGAGATTGCCCAAATTCGCCTCTTGGATGAACCCACGGCGGCGGCTTTGGGCTATGGGGTGGCCGATCGCCCGCTGATTTTGGTGATTGATTTTGGCGGGGGTACCCTCGATCTCTCCCTTGTGGAACTCAAGACCAATCAACGTCAAAGCCATCCCTTGGGATTTATTCTCAAGTGGGGCGATCGCCAGTGGGCCGCTAGCGACAACCAACGTCCCCACACCGCACGGGTGATTGCTAAGGCAGGATTGAATTTGGGGGGCACGGATATTGACCACTGGATTCTGGATGAGTGGGTGAAGCGCGGCTTGCCCGCCAATAGTCTGCTGCTGCGCCTTGCTGAACGCATAAAAATTCAACTCTCGCAGCAGCCCTATGCCCAAGAGGTGTACTTTGACAGCGAAACATTCACCACCGTTGAACTGCGCCTTGAACGGCCTGAATTGGAGGAGATTCTCCGCCAACAGCAGTTTTTCCAACGCCTCGATCATGCCCTCACTCAAGTGCTACAACAGGCCCGCCGCCAAGGCATTACTCCCGACATAATCGATGCAGTTCTCCTAGTGGGGGGAACCACCCAAATGCCAGCGGTGCAAAAATGGGTTGCCGAATATTTTGAGGCTGCAAAGATCAATTCCCAGCATCCCTTTACAGCCGTGGCCATGGGTGCTTTGGCGCTGACCCAAGGGCTAGAGCTCAAGGATTTCCTCTACCACAGCTACGGTATTCGCTTCTGGGATGCCAAGCTCAACCGCCATGGCTGGCACCCAATTATTCAGCGGGGACAACCCTATCCCATGGCTGAACCCGTGGAAGTGATTTTAGGTGCCTCGACCGAGGGCCAGCCCAGTATTGAACTGGTGATTGGTGAACTGGGGGATGAACAAGGGGGCGTGGAGATCTTTTTTGATGGCGATCGCCTGATTACCCGTAGTGTGGGTGAGCGGACAGTGCAGCCCCTCAACGACAGCCCCCAGGGCAAAACCCTCGCAAAACTGGATCCCCCTGGGTATCCGGGGAGCGATCGCATTCGTGTCCTCTTTCAAGTGGATGGCGATCGCCAGCTGCGGGTCACCGTTGATGACTTGCTCACCCAAGAGCGTCTCATCAATAATCAAATCGTCACCCAATTGCGTTAA